The DNA sequence TGAAGACCTGAAGCACTGGGAGTTGGCCCCGGCCAACGCCGCCCGCCTGGCCCAGGCGGGCGTGCCCTTCGCCCTGACGGCGGCCGACCTCAAGGACAAGAAGAAGTTCCTGCCCAACCTGCGCAAAGCCGGCCAGTACGGCCTGAGCGAAACCGCCGCCCTGCGCGCCCTCACCGATACGCCCGCCCGGCTGCTGCGCGCCCAAGACCAGGTGGGGTCCCTGCGCCCGGGTTTGGTGGCTAACTTCGTAGTCTGCTCGGCCCACCTGCTGGCCGACGACAACGTGTTGCTCGACAACTGGGTACAGGGCGAGCGGTACCAGCTCAGCACCGTGCCGGCCGACTACCGCGGCGTGTACACGCTGCAAATTGGGCAGCAGCCCGAGGGCCGCTTCCTTATCCAGGGCAAGCCCGAAGCGCCCGAGCTGAAGGTGGTGCCCGCCGCCGGCGATACCATCCGCGGCACGCTGGCCGTGACCAGCGACCTGACCACCATCGTCTTCAACCCAAAGGATAAGATTGGCAAGGGCCAGAAGCCCAGCACCGCGCCTGGGGCCCCCGCGCCCGGCGAGGGCGCCACGCGCCTCAGCGGCTACTACACCCAGGAGGGGCGCACCTTCCAGGGCCAGGGGCTGCTAGCCGACGGCACGCCGGTGAAGTGGGTAGCCCGCCGCCAGGACGAGGCCACCCGCGCCGCCCGCCTCGACACGGCCCGGGCCAAGCCGGCGCCCGCGCTGGGGGCCCTCATGTACCCGTTTGCCGCCTACGGCCGCGCCGCGATGCCGGCCCAAACCGCCACGCTCATCAAAAACGCCACGGTTTGGACCAGCGACGCCGCCGGTAAGCTCGAAAATACCGATGTGCTGCTTGAAAATGGCAAAATCAGCCGCGTGGGCAAGAATTTGGCGCTGCCCAAAGGCGGCCGCAGCATCGACGGCACGGGCAAGCACCTGGCCCCGGGCATTATCGACGAGCATTCGCACCTGGCCATTTCGGAGGGCGTGAACGAGGGTACGCAGTCGGTGACGAGCGAGGTGCGGATTGGCGATGTAATTGACCCCGAAGACGTTGGCATTTACCGCGACTTGGCGGGCGGCGTGGTGGCGGCCCAGCTGCTGCACGGCTCGGCCAACCCCATCGGCGGGCAGTCGGCGCTGATAAAAATGCGCTGGGGGGCCCCGGCCGAGGCTATGAAAATCGCGGGGGGCCCGGGCTTCATCAAGTTTGCGCTGGGCGAAAACGTGAAGCAGAGCAACTGGGGCGAGCAGAACGTGTTGCGCTTCCCGCAAACCCGCATGGGCACCGAGCAGGTGTTCATAGACGCCTTCACCCGGGCCAAGGAATACGAGCGGGAAATGCTGGCCTACAACAAGTTATCCAAAAAAGCGCAGGCCACCGCCGACGCTCCGCGTCGCGACCTGGAAATGGACGCCCTCGTGGAGATTCTGCACGACACGCGCCACATCACCTGCCACAGCTACGTGCAGTCAGAAATCAACATGCTGATGAACGTGGCCGACCGCATGGGCTTCAAGGTCAATACGTTCACCCATATCCTGGAAGGCTACAAGGTGGCCGACAAGATGAAAGCCCGTGGCATCAACGCCAGCACGTTTTCGGACTGGTGGGCCTACAAAAACGAGGTGAAGGACGCCATTCCGTTCAACGCGGCTATCATGACGAAGGAGGGCCTGAACGTGGCCATCAACTCGGATGATGCCGAAATGAGCCGCCGCCTCAACCAGGAAGCCGCCAAGTCCATCAAGTACGGCGGCCTGAGCGAGGAGCAAGCCCTGCGCCTGGTAACCATCAACCCCGCCAAAATGCTGCACCTCGACCAGCACATGGGCTCCATTAAGGAAGGCAAGGACGCCGACGTGGTGCTCTGGACTGATAACCCGCTGAGTATTTACGCCAAAGTCGCCTACACCTTTGTGGATGGCCGCGAGCTGTTTAGCCTCGAAAGCGACCTGGCCCTGCGCGCCGACATCGCCCGCGAGCGGGAGCGCCTTGTGCAACGCATGCTGACCGAAAAGAAAGCCGGGGCCCCCACGCGCCCGCCCGTGGCCAAGGCCAACGGCGCCTGGCACTGCGACACGCTGGGCGAGGAGAAGGACCTGGCGGAGTAAGCTGTAGCGCGGGCTTTGTAGTCCGCGGCCCTCGCTTTGTCCTGCCGATAATCGTTCGGCGACCGTTCAACCGCGCGGACTCGCAGCGTCCACGCTACGGTTTGCCCACTTACATCTCTTAAAAATCAACGCCATGCGTTTCCAATTTACACTTCTTCTTGCCCTGGGGGCCCTACCAGCCCTGGCCCAGGTACCGGCCCCGGCGGGGCCCCAGGCTAAGCCGGTGCTCATCACCGGGGCCACGCTGCACGTGGGCAACGGCACGGTGGTGCCCAACGCCACGGTGGCCTTTGCCCAGGGCAAGCTGACTTATGCTGGTCCGGCTAGCGGCTTTACGGCCGATAAGGCCGGCTACGAAACCGTGGACGGCACCGGCCAGGACCTGTACCCGGGCCTGATTTTGCCTAATACCACGCTAGGCCTCACCGATGTAGAAGCCGTGCGCGCCACCGTGGATGAGCAGGAAGTGGGCATCCTCAACCCCAACGTGCGCAGCCTCATTGCCTACAATACCGACTCGGACGTGCTGCCGACGCTGCGCGTGAACGGCGTGCTGCTGGCCCAGCCCACGCCCCGCGGGGGCCTGCTGACCGGCCAGAGCAGCGTGGTGCAGCTCGACGCCTGGAACTGGCAGGACGCCGTGGTGCGCGCTGACGAAGGCCAGCACCTGAGCTGGCCCCAGCTCATCATCCGCACCAACCCGGCCGAGGACGCCACCGCCCTGGAGCGCCGCCAAAAAGCCCGCGAAACCCAGCTGCGTGACCTGGAGCAGCTGTTTGGCGAGGCGGCGGCCTACCGCCAGCTGCCCGCCAGCCGCCGCGAAAACCTGCGCCTGACGGCCCTGGCCGGCCTGTTCGACGGCAGCAAAACGCTGTACTTGCACGCCGACTACGGCAAGGAAATCATCGAGTCGGTGCGCTTCGCCAAGCGCTTGGGGGTGCAGAAGGTGGCCGTGGTGGGCGGGCGCGACGCCTGGATGGTACTCGATTTCCTCAAGCAAAACGACGTGGCCGTGGTGGTGAGCCGCCTGCACGCACTACCCCGCCGCGACGCTGACGACTACGACCAGCCCTACAAGCTGCCCGCCCAGCTACAAGCCGCCGGCATCCGCTACTGCCTCGATTACGAGGGCAGCCAGGAGGCCCCCGGCGGCCGCAACCTGGCCTTCGTCGCTGGCACGGCCGCCGCCTACGGCCTCACCAAAGAGCAGGCCCTCACGGCCATTACCCTGGCCCCGGCCCAGCTCATGGGCATCGACAAGGCCTATGGCTCGCTCGAAACCGGTAAGAGCGCCACGCTCGTGCTCAGCAAAGGCGACCTGCTCGACATGCGCACCAACAACGTCACCTACGCCTTCATCGACGGCCGCCGCATCAGCCTCGAAACCAAGCAAACCGCCCTCAACCGCAAGTTTTTAACCAAGTACGGTTTGAACTAAGCAGTCGCTTGAGTTAGAAAAGGGTATTCCAAGCGGTCATGCTCATCGGGCATCCGCGCAGTCGAAGCCGCTATCCCGCGGCAGTAATCAATTGATTTATAGTCGTCGCGAAGTGGGTTTGCGAAAGAGGTAGGGTGCGGGGCTTGCCCCCGCCCGTCGTTCGCGCCGTTTCCACGATTCTGTTCAACGACGGGCGGGGGCAAGCCCCGCACCCTACTGCACAACGAGTATAGTCAGCGGGAGCGAGGCGTCGACTGCGCGGACGCTCAATGAGCAGGACCGTTTTTATTAACTGAAACAGCTTCTGAGTATCGGCTTTTCTTCAAATAAAACAGTTTCAGCAGCGCTAAATGCAGCCAAGCGGGCGTTTCGGTCGTTCATAGCGTCTTTTGCGCTTACTTTAACTAATGCGTGCGGCCCGGCCGTGCGCTCCCGCCATGCTTCGTTTGCTGCCGTTGCTGCTGTTGTTTTGTTCGCTGGGGGCCCTGGCCCAGGGCTCCTTCCAACCCGACGAGCGGGCCTACTACGGCCTGATTGACCGGGGCAGTGGTCGCTGCCTCGACGTGGTGGGCGCCGGCACCAACGCCGGCGACGCGGCCGTGCAGTGGGAATTCACGCATTCCAACAGCCAGCAGTGGCGCTTTGTGCCGGTGGCGGCGGGCAGCGAATACTTCCGCATCGAGGCCAAGCACAGTACCTTGTGCCTGACGGTGCCCAAGCCCGGCGAGGCTGTGCCGCTGGTGCAGCAGCCGTTTCAGGGCGGGCTGGGGCAGCAGTGGCGGCTGGTGCCGGCGGGGCCCCTGGGTAGCTTTTTGTTTGAGAACCGGCTGGAAGGCCGCGTGGCCGGCCTGGCCGCCGCCGACAAGTTCAATGGCACGCCCATGCAGGCCCAGAAGGCCAACGGTCGGGCCAGCCAGCAGTGGCACCTGTTCCGGCTGCGCCTGAACGTGGCTACGGGCCCCGGCTTCGGGCCCCGCGAGCCGCTGACGGCGCTGAACTCGGCGGGCAACGAAATTGGCCCGGTGCTGGCCCCCGACGGGCAAACGCTGTACTTCGGCCGCACCAAATTTGTGGGCAACACCGAGGGCAACACTGACACCGGCGACGCCTGGGCCGCCCAAAGCCCCAACAAGGGTAAAACCTGGGGGCCCCCGCAGCGCCTCGACGCCCTGAATACGCCCCAGAACAACGGCGTGCTGGCCGTGGTGGGGGCCCAGGGCCAAACGCTGCTCGTGCGCGGCACCTACAACCGCGACGGTTTCCGCGACGAGGGCGTGAGCCGGGTGAGCCGCGCCGCCGCGGGCCCCCCCGGCGGCACGCTCAAAAACCTGCACTCGGAGGACGTGGACGTGGCCAACTACTACACCGCCGTACCCGCCACGGGCTTTTTCATGACGGCCGACGAGAAAATCCTGCTGCTTTCACTGGAGCGCGGCGACTCCGAAGGCGGCAACGATATTTACTTCAGCCGGCCCGCCGGCGCCGGCGGCTACTCGGCCCCCGAAAGCCTGGGCCCCGTGCTTAATTCGCCGGGCTTTGACTTCGCCCCGTGGCTCACGCCCGATGGCAAAACGTTGTACTTCAGCTCGTATGGCCACATGGGCTACGGCGGCGCAGACGTGTTCGTGAGCCAGCGCCTCGACGATTCGTGGACACGCTGGAGTGAGCCCCAGAACTTGGGCCCTGCCTTGAACGGCCCCGGCTTCGACGCCTACTTCAGCCTGGCCGCCGACGGCGAAACGGCCTATTTCGCTTCGTCGGCCACCGCCAACGCCTCGGCCGACTTGTTTCGCGCCGGCCGCGCCGCCCCCGATACCACTGCGGTGGCCGCCGGCCCGGCCCCGGTGTCGGAGGCCAACCGCGCTTTCGTGAGCGGGCGGGTGCTCGACGCCCGCAGCCGCCAGCCCGTGCCCGGGGCCACCGTGAAAGCCGTGCTGCTGCCTAACGCCCAGGGCGTGCAGTTCGAAGCCACGGCCCGCACCGACGCCGCGGGCAGCTTCGTGCTCTCGCTGCTGGCCGGGCGCTACCGGGTGGTCGGGGCTAGCGGCCTGCTTTCCAGCATCGATACGCTGGCTTTTGCGGGTAACGCGGGCCGCGACCTGCTGCTGCGTCCCGCCGCTGTGGGCGAAAAAGTGGACCTGCCCACCATCATCTTCGCCCAGGGCCAAGCGGTGTTGCTGGGCACTTCCTACACAGAGTTAAATCGCCTGGCCATTGCCTTACAAGCCGAATCTGGTATTAAAGTTCGCCTCGAAGGCCACACCGATAACGTGGGGCCCGCTGACAAAAACCAGCAGCTCTCCGAAGACCGGGTGGCCGAGGTGAAGCGCTACCTCGTGAAGCGTGGCGTGGACGAAAGCCGCATCAGCACCGCCGGCTACGGCGGCTCGCGCCCGCGCTTTGCCAACGACCGCGAAGAAACCCGCCGCCTCAACCGCCGTGTGGAACTCGTGATTGTGAAGTAAGCATCTGCTCACAAACAGCCAGCGTCCATTCCAGCCAGCGTCCATTCACTGAGTACGCTTATTGAGCGCGGAAAAGCCTTGGGTCAGCCCGGCACAGCACCGCGGTATTTTCCGAGTAGCTGCGGTTCCGCGCTGCTGAGGCCCGGGTGCGTTGGTGGGCACCGGGCCCGGGCTGCCCGCATATCCAAAAAGACAAAAACGGGTGCTTGTGGCAAATACCCTCCGTGCGCCGCGGTGCGTTGCGGGGGTGCTGCCACGGCCCGTTCCGGGTGCTCTGCGTAGGGGCGTGCTGGGTAAGTGCACTCCCATGCAGAAGCGGCGCCGTGGCTGCCAAGGGCTATGCGAATTAATAATTATTATAATATAATTATTTGAATTTAGTAGAGATAAAGCCTATATTTTTTACTACTTATTTGTTGCTAAAATCCATTATAGCTAGTGCGGGTGCTGGATGAGTGAATAAAAAATAGTGCAAAATATTGTCATAACGGATATCGATTTAAGAAGGGTAAAAGTATCAAAACGGCAGCGCTGCGCAAGAAAAAATCTCTTGCTAGAAGCAACCTATTGGCCTTTAATATATTCGTTGCTACAACTATAGGCGGGTATGTGGTCAGTACTATGACAGTGGATGGCTAAGTTTGTCCCAGCAATAGAAATCCTAGCCAATAAAAAAAGTTAAATAATTTTTGATTTCTAGAAACGTAAAGCTCTCATTATGGCAAAAATTTCCAACTATTCTCATTGGGCTGCCGCTATAGGATTATTTCTGGTAGCTGGTGTTGCTAAGGCTCAGTTTGTTTTGGGGTCATATTACCGGATCACGTCCCAGATAAGTGGCAAATCGTTGGACGTAAGTGGCGTTTCAATGCAGAACGGAGCTGTACTACATCAATGGGATTATGTGGGGGGAGCCAATCAGCAATGGCAACTGGTAGACGCCGGTGGCGGCTACTACAAGCTGATGGCCAGGCATAGCGGCCAGTGCCTGGACGTTGGCGGGGCTTCACAGCAGAACGGTGCGCCCTTGTTGCAGTGGCCCGACAACGGCCAAGACAACCAGCGGTGGCACATCGACGCCCTAGCTAACGGGGGATATACGCTCACGGCTAAGCATAGCGGCCTAATGATGCAAGTGGCGGGTGGCGGCCAGACCAACGGGGTGGCGGTGCAGCAAGGTACGGCCCAGGCGTGCGCCACAGCGGCCGCTGTTCAGGCCACAGGCGCAACGGGCTCGGTCCTCAACATTGCCCCAGTGGCAATGCCTGGCTCCGTCGCCGCGTTGACCACGGGCCGGTTGATTGCTTATCCCAACCCCGCCAACGATTTTGTAACGGTGCTGCTGCCCAGTGGGGACCGGCCCACCGACCCGTTGGCCATGTACGATGCCCTGGGCCGCTTAGTGCCCCACGCTGCCCTCGAAACAGACGGCCGTTTGGCCGTGGGCCAATTGCCGGGCGGTACGTATTCGCTGGCTGTAGGCCAGGGGGCACAGCAATTGCGCCAGCGCTTGCTGGTGGCGCACGAAGGAACCGCTGCTACCGGGCAAACAGCGCAACCAGTTGTGGCCCAATCCGCTCTGGTCGCTAAGGGAGCTGTTACGTACAGTCTGGCCGCGGCAACTTTAGCGGTGGGCAGTGCGTGCGCGCAGGGCTGGCAAATCGAGGAAGTAGGAGCGGCATTCAATGCCCCAGTTGTGCCCCCGGTTGCCAATGCGCCAATCAGTACTGGCACAGACTTGGCGACTTACCAGCAACTGGCCCGAAACTATTCGTCGGCTACCGGGATGAATTACCGCTACGGCTCGGCCAGCACGGTGAGCGACGGTAGCTTACCGACCCAATACAAGCCCAGCGACACATTCTACGACAACCAAGGCAACGGCAAGGGCTGGTACTTTCAGCTTGGCAACGTGGATTACTCCAAAAACGATTACAGCAGCAATATCGCTCAGGTTCTGCACGTGGCCGACAACAGCGCTGATGCGGGCGTGGATGCCATTCAGCAGATCCTGATGGGCG is a window from the Hymenobacter nivis genome containing:
- a CDS encoding RICIN domain-containing protein; the encoded protein is MLRLLPLLLLFCSLGALAQGSFQPDERAYYGLIDRGSGRCLDVVGAGTNAGDAAVQWEFTHSNSQQWRFVPVAAGSEYFRIEAKHSTLCLTVPKPGEAVPLVQQPFQGGLGQQWRLVPAGPLGSFLFENRLEGRVAGLAAADKFNGTPMQAQKANGRASQQWHLFRLRLNVATGPGFGPREPLTALNSAGNEIGPVLAPDGQTLYFGRTKFVGNTEGNTDTGDAWAAQSPNKGKTWGPPQRLDALNTPQNNGVLAVVGAQGQTLLVRGTYNRDGFRDEGVSRVSRAAAGPPGGTLKNLHSEDVDVANYYTAVPATGFFMTADEKILLLSLERGDSEGGNDIYFSRPAGAGGYSAPESLGPVLNSPGFDFAPWLTPDGKTLYFSSYGHMGYGGADVFVSQRLDDSWTRWSEPQNLGPALNGPGFDAYFSLAADGETAYFASSATANASADLFRAGRAAPDTTAVAAGPAPVSEANRAFVSGRVLDARSRQPVPGATVKAVLLPNAQGVQFEATARTDAAGSFVLSLLAGRYRVVGASGLLSSIDTLAFAGNAGRDLLLRPAAVGEKVDLPTIIFAQGQAVLLGTSYTELNRLAIALQAESGIKVRLEGHTDNVGPADKNQQLSEDRVAEVKRYLVKRGVDESRISTAGYGGSRPRFANDREETRRLNRRVELVIVK
- a CDS encoding amidohydrolase family protein, producing the protein MRFQFTLLLALGALPALAQVPAPAGPQAKPVLITGATLHVGNGTVVPNATVAFAQGKLTYAGPASGFTADKAGYETVDGTGQDLYPGLILPNTTLGLTDVEAVRATVDEQEVGILNPNVRSLIAYNTDSDVLPTLRVNGVLLAQPTPRGGLLTGQSSVVQLDAWNWQDAVVRADEGQHLSWPQLIIRTNPAEDATALERRQKARETQLRDLEQLFGEAAAYRQLPASRRENLRLTALAGLFDGSKTLYLHADYGKEIIESVRFAKRLGVQKVAVVGGRDAWMVLDFLKQNDVAVVVSRLHALPRRDADDYDQPYKLPAQLQAAGIRYCLDYEGSQEAPGGRNLAFVAGTAAAYGLTKEQALTAITLAPAQLMGIDKAYGSLETGKSATLVLSKGDLLDMRTNNVTYAFIDGRRISLETKQTALNRKFLTKYGLN
- a CDS encoding amidohydrolase family protein, whose amino-acid sequence is MKKTTTSLPLLAGLLLAGGTALAQPSTYPRNGVYDQRPGLYAFTHATLYADYQTRLEDATLVIRDGKIEALGAGSKVKIPAGAVVQDLKGKFVYPGFVDVYTAYGVPETKVPERRGRRDAGPQFDSQKPGAYDWNQAVHPEVNAADLFKVNAEAAAAYRALGFGAVLTQQADGIMRGTGALVSLNTDRKENEVILLDKAASALSFDKGTSTQDYPASLMGSIALLRQTYLDAAWNKRNPRREQNLSLQALSQQKSLPTIFQVRDKLSAIRADKVGDEAGVQYIIKGRGDEYQRLDEMKATGATFVVPLDFPEAYNVEDVYDARRIPLEDLKHWELAPANAARLAQAGVPFALTAADLKDKKKFLPNLRKAGQYGLSETAALRALTDTPARLLRAQDQVGSLRPGLVANFVVCSAHLLADDNVLLDNWVQGERYQLSTVPADYRGVYTLQIGQQPEGRFLIQGKPEAPELKVVPAAGDTIRGTLAVTSDLTTIVFNPKDKIGKGQKPSTAPGAPAPGEGATRLSGYYTQEGRTFQGQGLLADGTPVKWVARRQDEATRAARLDTARAKPAPALGALMYPFAAYGRAAMPAQTATLIKNATVWTSDAAGKLENTDVLLENGKISRVGKNLALPKGGRSIDGTGKHLAPGIIDEHSHLAISEGVNEGTQSVTSEVRIGDVIDPEDVGIYRDLAGGVVAAQLLHGSANPIGGQSALIKMRWGAPAEAMKIAGGPGFIKFALGENVKQSNWGEQNVLRFPQTRMGTEQVFIDAFTRAKEYEREMLAYNKLSKKAQATADAPRRDLEMDALVEILHDTRHITCHSYVQSEINMLMNVADRMGFKVNTFTHILEGYKVADKMKARGINASTFSDWWAYKNEVKDAIPFNAAIMTKEGLNVAINSDDAEMSRRLNQEAAKSIKYGGLSEEQALRLVTINPAKMLHLDQHMGSIKEGKDADVVLWTDNPLSIYAKVAYTFVDGRELFSLESDLALRADIARERERLVQRMLTEKKAGAPTRPPVAKANGAWHCDTLGEEKDLAE